In the Triticum aestivum cultivar Chinese Spring chromosome 2B, IWGSC CS RefSeq v2.1, whole genome shotgun sequence genome, tctaatgttttcccatgccggtgcacctcttaattgttcacctttctctattcttatccggagtgctcaagatatctcagaagaatcatgtttccattcttaatccgttcgagttacttcaaggtttttctctcattcaagctatttaattcaaccggtgcaatctctatttaaaatcatttcaacggtgtttctcttgagtgggccctaacccacagattttttcctaggatcttacctgactcttctaattttcccggagctattcccaaattcatttcaaagtttgatgtaagaatgatttatcatctgtcaaatgtctttctccaagatctttcaaattcttttcatcgttgattcaacctttctattattcatttcggagtatctcaacaatttatggtggtgtttctcgtcgtcatttctcagattttgaagaccgaagaagagttcctcttaaatccttacccgttcttccaaagatgcgtagttcaagcttgattccatcctctcataattgttttcgattgtgagaattcttttcaaccatctgaTGCATTTCAGGAGTCGCTTCCTTTCTTGATAATCCATatgccatcatttctgaatattactcattctcaaccttcaacttttgttctccaaatcttaccggtggatcattcaagtattctctaataagctcatgatctcttcgttcacttgtatctaaatcccctcaagtatcttcattcttcccggtgaattgtgcctttgctactttcattttcaattcttacgatggttcgttcaggatttctcttcctccgttatgatatcaaatattcgttgtttccaaatcccatcggtagttccatcaataccttctgaagtttatgctatatctctcttaattctttctacgagaataagtagtatgccaaatccgttgcttgtcatcaatttaaattggtgaaggataggcatgacataattcttattcttgtttcatccaagtgattaattccttcttctggagattgttcatgatgaagtaattctcggttctagtattcatcttttctttccagagttccaagttctctcggttatatcatcgcaaagctccatctaaatcattgcaaggcttcaccttgtgtttccaacttctctttctttctatcatcctttcattgccggagttcctcatggaggctctacatgatggttcatcaaggatttctttcattctcattttgttcttaaagatttctctcggagctaagatccgccaagctatactcaaaaaataaacatggtgctcaacacatatcttgttttgaggagttcaagtattcttcatcttgaactccaaagtgcaattctttctaccttatcttttgaggtggtgttatgtcactcttgacaatttccttcatgtttcatgattcatatgttttcaagaatgaggtattttaaatccatcattttctcttcgttcaagagatcttttcgaccaatcaacttcttcgttgcagttatcttgggttatatttaacctaaagtcttccctaaggaatgttgctattatggtgcttatcaatgatccaagtttttctcctatcctctcggcgaaaggagttgtcatctccatgttgacctcaatccaatctattgtttccgttagtggcagaatttcgcctcaattttgagaagttttccataagcccactacaaacttgtgtttttcgttgttgattttcgaacaactccgttcaatccttctttgcaaggatgctttccaagttcatttatgGCAGAAATTGACATTTTCTTTTCcgcccctttatcccaacaatctagcttctattctttcgttccggaggcattgtgatgttgcttttttcactcatcatcttgctttggcaagatcatgttcttctcctcgcttctccatttaaccggagtgttgtgtcatctcttcaagttctttcatcttatcaagttttgcctctcttttcaacctgactgctgtctgaaatccttcttacccattatgccattctttcaatacttccggaggcagtgtgttgttgatttcatcaagtatcttcccatcttctcaagttcatgttctattccttccatgttcaaccggagtgctgcccgaattcttcctctctcatcttgttgtaaccggagtggttttgaaccctatcttgtccattaaactcttgattcatgtctttgcaacctttaagttatcgtaatgttccttgttcctcttttctaacggattgttgcaatctcattcatctctgttgtgttctttctttcaatttgttcaacctctcaaggttcatggtttcactcgtttgtcgaagaagcaacttagtttacctcttcttttcctcttctgtttctctccggtgccatcctagatctcgggacgagatcctcttgtagtggtggagtgttgtaacgccccgagaccgacgctccagaataCTTCCAGCTATTTCaagttttgtcgtgtgatttgttttgtttgatgcattcatcattgcacttttgcattgcatcatgtcgtcttgcaaccccctttttaaaactcacctaaataaattgcatggatcatTGATCTacttaaatcgagggatattcacatggtgatttctctttaaaacatattcaaagtctcctactattttTAGGGAGCTAATAAATATTCCActaatttggaattcaccataacacacttgcaaaatattccatgcctttgttatatcacttcttgacctcaaactttgtccataaattctttcatcgctttccggagctccaccaaaaatctcaacattttggccactcctaaaccttgtcctagttcaaaccatttgaattaattcaaataagtttgaatttaaatcttgcattcgtgccaACTTCTTTTTTCTTGGGTCAAGCTTATTTTTATGAGCCCAGGAAAACTGTCTTCGTGCGCAAATTCttcccctaaccctctctttccttctcttctctctatttcttttctgctaaagaatagaagggagggagagagagtcCAGCCCAGCTGGGCGTCCTAGCCCATAGCACCAGCACACCTCATTAGGCCCAGCCGGCCCCAGCTCCATAACCCTAGCTACCCTgatcccctcctctcgatccccatctctccctctcgttcctgtccgccgcacgcacgcacgcacagagGAGCGCGCCCTTGCCCCGTCCCTGTCCGCCACTCCCCCTGCTCCTCTACGCGGTGCCGACCGGCGACCAAGACGAACGGGAACCGCGCCGGAGCTCCTTCCTCTATGCCCTCTCCTGGAGCCgctcgctgctgctgctcttcATCGAGGCGCAAGTCCCGCCGCggctgctgctctgctcctgccCCACCGGTCGCCTCTGCCTCGACCCCGCGTCCTCGCCTCCGGCTACCGTCGCAGCTCCGTGCACCCTGGCCCCCTCGTGCCTCAACGGAGCAGGTCCCCGCGCCCCACGACTTTGTCTGCGTCGTCTCCTGCTCCTCGCCTCAAGCGCCGACGCTCCAAGGACGGCCTCCTGCAGTTTGTCGTTGCCGGAGCTCCCCACCTCCAGCAAGCAGCCAACCTCGCCACCGTCGCCATCAACCCCTCCACCTGCGTCCTGCACACCACTGCCCCGAGCGCCCCTGTCCTCGAGCACCTGTTAACTTCGGTTACGGTCAAGCGCTCTGACCCGTTGCTGCCATTGCCTTGCATCCATCTGGCCCTGTTGTGTTCATGGAGCCACTGTACCATGGCCAAGACTGAGACCgccaagtccgaagaccccaagtaccacgactaccctcgaggacgttggctccgtcaagttcgactacaactcgtgtacgactaccgtcgccgtgtaccactacttccactatcgtcgccccgaagatgttggattcgtcaagtacctctccgaaacgaacgtgtacaactacttcccctacaccgcatcgaacccgatccgctctgaaaacgcacgcttcaaaggtataactccgagacgaccgcccgtggacgaatgcatgtgtgttgtatgaaatgctcgtgtgtgcatcgtgtccgagttgtcattgcacgttcctcctcgtttgccatgccatcgacccgtgggaacccgttAATCGGGAttaccccaccatccttgcatgaaccgttcatccacactttcttttgcaccgacatctcgacgagttgtcggatcatcggaatgttgccgtggcaccattttcattgtcgttgtcgtggcacccctttcgttccaccacggtaacaaaagcttcataacatgctcatgtcaactttttcataaaattgcttaaaacttgcattgtcattcgcatcatgataacaacatttaaaatgtttatatttgttgtttccattaatttgctaaatgcatatggggatttaccgtatttgttgtttgctatatccggccccatttaaattgtttagatggtatagttttgttatgcttcacctcttgccatgttaaccaacatttaatattgttgtgtacctaaaggagattaaactaaatatgtccatgtggtgttttgtcaatatgcaactcgttgcatattgagctccacttaatttgtagtattgtttgttgcactttgccatgccatgcctctttaaaccggacatgcatcatacttgtgtgTGCGagatgccatgtttatgtgatggttgtttaccatgttgtttgcttctttccgggttgccttcggtttcgttccggagttgtgaggattcattcgactacgtccgcttgtcttcttcatggactcgttcttcttccttgcgggatttcaggcaagatgactgctaccctggatctcactactatcattgctatgctagttgtttcgttctatcgctatgctgcgttacctatcttttgctcctcaagcctccccaaattgccatgaacctctaacctttgacacccttcctagcaaaccgctgcttggctatgttaccgctttgctcagccctcttatagcgttgctagttgcaggtgaagttgaaggttgccccatgatggacaggattatgttgggatatcacaatatctattatattattaatgcatctatatacttggtaaagggtggaaggctcggccttatgcctggtgtttttttccactcttgccaccctagtttccgtcataccggtattatgttcccggattttgcgttccttgcgcggttgggtgatttatgggacccccttgacagttcgctttgaataaaactcctccagcaaggcccaaccttggttttaccatttgcctcaccaccacctacttttcccttgggactaattaacccaagggtcatctttattatagcccccccgggccagtgcttgtctaagtgttggtccgaactagagccctttgcaacgccccctcagggaaacttgaggtctggttttagttgtacggattgctcatccggtgttgccctgagaacgagatatgtgcagctcctatcgggattgtcggcgcatcgggcggtcttgctggttttgttttaccattgtcgaaatgtcttgtaaaccgggattccgagtctgatcgggtcttcctaggagaaggtatatccttcgttgatcgcgagagcttatcatgggctaagttgggacacccctgcggggtataaactttcgaaagccgtgcctgcggttataggcagatgagaatttgttaatgtccgattgtagataacttgacaccagatccgaattaaaacgcatcaaccgcgtgtgtagccgtgatggtctcttttcggcggagtccgggaagtgaacacggtctttgggttatgtttgacgtaagtaggagttcaggatcacttcttgatcattgctagtttcacgaccgttccgcttgctctcttctcgctcttatttgcgtatgttagccaccatatatgcttagtcgctgctgcagcctcaccactttaccccttcctttccctttaagctttgctagtcttgatacccatggtaatgggattgctgagtcctcgtggctcacagattactacaacaacagttgcaggtacaggttatgcgatgatcatgacgcgagagtgatgcttgcttgcgttgagttcttcttctgcttcttcgatcaggggataggttctaggtcggcagcctgggctagcagggtggatgtcgtttgagtttttgtttgtgtttcatccgtagtcggatgatgctcttatgtaacgtgatgttgtattcgtgtggcattgtatgcctcttgtatgtaaccccatctattatgtaatgttgatgtaatgatatccaccttgcaaaagcgtttcaatatgcgggtctatccttggtgggaccttcgaggtCCTTTtgtatagggtcgcatattgggcgtgacaatggaCCCCATTGGATGGGGGGTGCCAATGCTTCTCAACAATGCCACCTAGGGAATGACGCGAAGAACACCATCGTTGGTCGCACCGACAAAGTCAGCAAGACTTTCATCCGAATCCATGAACACCGACCAAGCCGAACTGCAACAGGACAGTCCATCGCGACACGCTCAATATTGGTCCACTAGAGGAAAAGCCACCGACCATGCATGCCAGCAACACCGAATAGCCATCCCCGCCAGAGACCGCCCCCATGCTGAAACACCACCACAGAAGCCGGCAGTCCGACATCCCCCACCAACTGCAACCGCACCCCGCTGCTCCCACCTCCACTTGTGCCTGGACACGCGCTCACCGGTGCCCCCTACGGTCCGCCGCATGACCGTAGATATAATTTTGAAGTCACATAATTTATATTTTGagtcatgaacataaatatttGGAAAGAAAGTGAAATGTCCTATCGCCATTCCAATTTGGGCAATCCACGATGTCTTCATTTTATGTATCTATCTTAACTGATTTTTGATATATCGATAGTTTGTTGTATTACACTTTGCACTAACCTAGAGGCGTTGGCCGTGCTTACATAAAAATCAATGTCAATGAACTAATCCCGGTCTAGTTGATGGCCATAGTTAAATCTTGAAATGTGTGTGCGCCTTAACCCGCGAGGAGGAATAATATAGTGTGGGATTCATACAATGATGGTTGCACGGTCGGAAAATAACCGTGGCTACGGCCGACAGTCACCGATGCAGGAGCTTTCTCGTGTTACCTAGGGAGTTGCGTGCATGCTGTTCACAAATCACAACATATACTGATGTCACCTTTCTCTTTAATCGTTTTTAGCCAAGTCATGCTATGACTTTCTTTTCATTGATTTGATTTTGCAGTACAAGGACACCACCGAGGCGATTGAGGATGCAACACGCGCCATCCTGGAGCAATGCGAGCGGTCCAAGACAGTGAGGCGTGTCATCAGCACAGGCTCCGTTATCACGGCGTCGCCGCTCCGGGAGGACGGGGAGGGGTACAAAGAGTTTGTGAACGAATCCTGCTGGACCCCGCTCAGCCTCCCCATTGATCACAACAACGAATTCATGCACGTGAGTGTTTTCTTTCGATTTTTCTGTAGTAAAATAACTATTTCTCTCGATGGTAAACATTATCCAATTTTAATACTAAGAAGAAACATGCGAATACAGATGAATGAGATGAGCTTTATCAACGCCATGAATGTCGACTAGAAACAATTTCTACTTCTAAGAAAACAATTTCTATGCCAGTGAACGGCAGCATGAAGCGCTGGGAACTAATCCGGTGCATCggtgcttgtggtgctaccggtgcatcaGACCTCCTAGCATATTTTAAAATGTTCCAAAAGTTGTGAAAGTATTGAGCACATTCAACATCATCATGTTGGTTGTCGCAATATTTCTACTCAAAATTTGAAGCATTGCTCAACAAGCCTGCTCATTTGGTGTACTATCAGGTAATCTCTCATCATTTTCGTTGAGAGAGCAATACGTCTCTGTGTTCACTTGTGTTATATATGCAGGAATACCTCTCCTCTAAGTGCATCGCTGAgaaggagctagtcaagtacaaCGACCGCCCCTCCAAGGGCAGAGCGTTCGACATCATCGTCCTGCTACTGGGCCTCGTAGCAGGAGACACCCTCGGCCTCCTGCCCTACATCAACAAAAGCCAGCACTTCATGCTGTCGCCGTTCACCGGCATCGAGCCTTACCACAACGCCCTCAGGTTCACGCAGGCCGTCCTCGGCGCCGTGCCGGTGGTGCACGTCGACGACGTCAGCGAGGCGCACGTCTTCTGCATGGAGCGCCAGCACGACGTGGCCGCCGGCCGGTACCTCTGCGCCACCGCGCACACCAACATGCAGGATATGGTGGAGCACTACGCGGGCAAGCATCCCGAGCTCAAGCTAGCGCGGAAAGAGTACTTTTCTTCGACTAAATATTCCAAATTAAGTGTCTGGTGGTGCATTAATTGTGAATTGTGATTAATAAGAGTTTGAAAGAACAAATGTCGAAAACATATATAGGTATGGGTGtgatcttcttctcttttttttcgggTATCACAACATGATAGATGTGTAGAACTATGTAGCTCTACATGTCAGTGTAGATTTTGGCGAACCCTTACGACGACTAGCCGGAAAGTCCAGAGGTGAAACAGGAAACCGGTACCCAGTTCAGTCCCTTaggatgaaggtaaaaccctactcttacTCTTAATATATTGATTGGATGGAGTACAATGAGTATATGAAAGATCGTAATGATCATAGCTATGTTGAATGGAGTAGATTGTGCGCTTATTTTCTAGACCTGCCCTCGCATTAAAGAGTGTGTGGGGTAGGGTTCACAAGATCCTAGTCGGTATCTAAGGCGGTGGAGGAGTCCTCCTAGACACCGGCTTCCTTCTCTTGTGCTCCAAGTATTTTGGGCCCTTCCTTCTATAGGGCCCATGGATGCCGCCACGGCTTACGATCATTTTTACTAGGTTAAAACGTCTTGTCCGCTTTTGTTTAGTTGAAATATGTCAAGAATGTATTGAATTTGTTCCGGTTCAAATGAAAGCCATCCAGTTTGCATGAAAATCGTCCGGTTTGTTCAAATCCAATTTGAAATGTATGCGTGAACCGTTGGATGGCCGTCTCCCGTATTACTGTCCACGGACGCGTCCGCGGATGTATACTGTGTCCGTTTTAGGGGTctatgttggagatgcccttgctCCGACCAAAAGGATGGCTAGGAACCGGGAAGGCGGTGGGAGGAAGAGAAAGAGAAGCAAGAATGGGTGGCGAGCAAGATGATAGGGAAATTCGGGGACATCATGGCAAAGGAAGAGACATGCGTCGAGTACAATGCCGTAAAGGAGAAAAAGAAGGCCGAGAGGTTTGACAAGTTGACCATGGCGCAAGAGAAGTCGATCTAGCTTCAAGAGAAGAAGGTTGAGCTTGCAAACACTTCGGAGGACAACAAGATGTTAACCATAAGATGTCGGACTTCGATACTGATGCAGCGAAGACAGTGCAAGCCTACTGGCAGTTGAAGCATTTGGTGGCCGATTTGGAGGAGCCGAGTGAGGAGGGGTCGGCCGCACGGTGAAGAACTTGCACGGACAACCGGTCTTGGAGGAGAAAACAGGTTTTTACACAGATAGCCAGGCTAACAACTTTTGGGATCGACCAAACTTCAAAAAACTTAAAATCATTAcccgtttcggaaaaaaaaaacttAAAATCATTTGAAGCTTTTTGTTTGTAATTGCATATGCTTACACTTATTTACATGTGCAACAAACAATTATTGATCGAAATATGCATGTCAAAGGGAGGCCACCCGAGGCGGACATTTGCTGCATACGGTTGGATGGCCATCCCTTATGGTCTTATCCGTTGTCCGTGGACACGTTCATGTGTTCATTTTGATGAACTGCGCTGGAGATGGCCTAGAAGTCACGGGATGGATCCAATGAACTGGCATACATATGCAGTAGCAGCAGAATATGAATTGTTTGCAGTCAACTTCCAGCAGGTGATATCATCATCTAACTACGTTTTTCATTGTTCCCGGTCAGCCACCTCGGAGGCTGCGTTCAGGTGTCTTTACTGGCTAAGCATGAGCTTAGCATTGGATGGGTGCCGTAGCCAACATAACAGGTTGCCACCGTCCACATACGAGCTTGAGATTTTTCCAAGAGTCTCCTGCAGCTAATTCGTGGTGTACCGGACGCTTACCACGGGCTCTGATATTTCCACGCAATAACTGTGACAAACCAAATCTACATAATCGGAGGTGGACTGGACACCTACTACTGGCTCCGACATTTCCTCCGAATCCACTGTCATTGTCCGCGAGCTCTTATGTCTTTACGGATAGATTGGGCGTATAGGGATGATATAAGTGATTTGGCTGggttatttttttaaatgttcgGTCACTGATCGAACACGTCCGTATTGTTTTTTGAGGATGTCAGACGGTAGATGCTCTAATTACAGCAAGgcggtgttgacaccagattttggcatggtcaaaaacataaTTGAGAAGGCctctgttgacaccagattttggcgcGGTTAAGAACTTGATTAAGATGGCCACAAAtagagaagtgatctacatgaaaaagtttcatattatcgatatgaacatctttgaagtttgggttgtTGCCATCCGACCTCATCTCaagggccgaaactatgctcaaaataTTATGATTTTGTATTCAGAGTATTGTTCGGCCAATTATGCCTTCAAGACGACCTCCTATGAGAAAAGTTTCTACacgggttgtcttcgtctcgtcgaaacgatcgatttgaTATAAAGAACGTCTCcatcggagttcgtatgaaaaagttagagccaaaacagtCTGCTGCAAAATTTTAGCCCGaaagttccgggcaaaacttccggggaggttccgggctaaaccgaaagtttgcacgcggaGCACCCCGAAAACTGAAATTTtaacattatttgcagatttgcggggccagtttcgacatcaagatgacctcggataaAAAATTGTTCAACTAATGAGTTTTTTtacattgcaagatctacaactttgcttttgggaccatcgcgatccgaagccgtatgcgacctgcaggagctgtgcaagagggcaacttgatgtaattttagcccggaaattccgggctgaccggaagttccggccctcgtagtccgagttaggttgtcttttgatgttttggacgggatttgagtccGTTTCTTGTACGAAAAGTctagccgcctcatatatatgtaggaggtgacggccgattgaataacaacacacaatcgaacaatcaatctactttttaccctaattttacatctctcccttgttctttctctctcgttcttcgttcgttcttcgtgttgaagggcagcgatcctcgaggctctaggggcgggcgaaccggcctagggcagcccatagccgccgcgcgtccagacggggtccttcccgggcgcgtggggtttcgggtgctcaaaagcgcccgccggattgcttggattgcttgcgtaccacgcttccggacgggtctccttcgacgtgagctgcggtgcatcaccctcggcgttgaaggtacacggtgacgtgttcgtgtgcgaacacactttttggcgactccgctggggacgaaagaTCAAGAATCAACATCAACCATGTCGGATCtccccaagccctcagaagttagcaccgataacatcattaagcccggtcTTGATGAACTATCGGATGAACATCGCCAAGCCCACGAAGCACGCAAGAAGCAGCGTGAAGAGGCTTTTGATGCGCTCaagaagaagcgcgaggaggaggatttggaggcgtttctttcaagtttcaagaaggaccgtcaaggcaacatcactcctgTTGGAAACGTCAATTTCCCTCCTCTCATCGACGAACAAGATGTAATCACtgtgagtaaagttttttctccggagcaagtggctgtgattgaaagtcttgttagcaagggtaatgtgatggcatacaattcttttgtggctagtgctaatgctcagaaaaatatgcctcCGTCATCTAGTGGTACTGTTGGTGTATCTGAAAACGCtagtccaactttacctatttcatcggcacctCCTATACAACAACAATATAGTATGCCGTTGAATTTTTACCCTAGTCAAACCAACCAGCTTATGACTACACCTACATACCCTAATcctattatgagtgtgcccaattcgGCGTCAATGCCGAATCATTTTGTCACAGCACCCATAGGCGCAAATATGTTTGGTCTTCCGCCGAATTATGGTTCGGCGCccatcccacaagttgcaccaatagctagtactcaggttgctcctatgtcattgccacaaacatcttcatctacctcggatccaattttagctaaattaagggaggatttgcataagatgtttctagaaacttttggaaacgagccgaaagtaaagagtcgtgtgtatcaaaagccttatcctgaacactttgatgcaatttcttaccctcaaggttataaggttcctggttttgttaaatttagtggtgagggtacgaaaacaacttgggagcatgtgagtcagtatctagcacagttgggtgaagcaggttccatagaagagttgaaagtgcgtttatttcccttgtctttaattggtaccgcattttcatggtttgctgctttaccagatggctcaattctcttatggtcgcaattagaacaaaagtttcatgatcacttttatagcggcgataatgagctaaagttgtcacatcttacatcggttaggcagaaacatgatgaatcggtcaccgattacgtcaagagatttagagatataaagaaccgatgttatagcttagtgataactgagagagacttggcggatcttgttcttaatggtttaaaaactcacattaaagagaggttggaaagttatgagtttttgaataTTAACCAAGTCTTGCAAAAGGCGTTGGATCAAGAGAGTCGAAGTAAAGAGGTTCATAGGTCTACAACcgatcgtcctagaatgcatatgattgaacacaatgatgataattcggacgatgaggttgatgtctatactactgaattcgtttggtcctcaaaggccaaaccctatatgtgcaatgctcttaagccgattcGCAAGAATCGTGATGAGGATATGAGGTTCACTTTTGATATAtcaaagtgtgataaaatatttgatgctctcttgcaagacaagatgattagaatatcacacaccataccgcCATTTGAGAAGttaaaacggcgtgcttattgcaagtaccataattcattttctcatactactaatgattgcaatgtttttcgacgacagatacaatcggccattaatgacggacgattgaattttgctgagatgcaagttgataaacaacccttCCCGATAAACACCATGGACTTGGAAGGGAAGAAAATGTTAATTCGGCCTAACATAGCCGAATCCgctaataaagataatgttgatattggtgaacccaggaatagcaaggagggcgacaaggtcCTGGGAAGAAAGATTGTGCTTgagaagcaacccgatggcaaggaagtgttgAAGATCACTATAAAAAatgctacactcggggggcaaccacaagtgcaagagGATACTCATGTTAAATTGATCAAGCCTaagaattcagaagttggcaagtggaaaaaGAATGAAACTAAGTacaagaaaatcaagccaacttttgatatgttgctatccaaatatgcaagtcaagcggCTGGTTCTAGCTCTAATCGGCCATCACATTCAAAGCG is a window encoding:
- the LOC123039160 gene encoding putative anthocyanidin reductase → MVARSENNRGYGRQSPMQELSRYKDTTEAIEDATRAILEQCERSKTVRRVISTGSVITASPLREDGEGYKEFVNESCWTPLSLPIDHNNEFMHEYLSSKCIAEKELVKYNDRPSKGRAFDIIVLLLGLVAGDTLGLLPYINKSQHFMLSPFTGIEPYHNALRFTQAVLGAVPVVHVDDVSEAHVFCMERQHDVAAGRYLCATAHTNMQDMVEHYAGKHPELKLARKEYFSSTKYSKLSVWWCINCEL